In the genome of uncultured Sphaerochaeta sp., the window GACCTGTGCTCCCGCCAGACCGAGGATGGCTGCATTGCGATGGGCAATATCGTCACGGGCGGAGAGTACCGATGAACGGTGGCTGCTGATGATTGTGAAACCCTGCTCCTCAAGACGGAGGATGGCAAGGTTGGAGGATGTCTCCACGATGCCGGGGATGGTCATGCTCATGGCGTCGACTCCATGGGGGGCAGCATAAAGGGCAGTGAAGAAGGCCTTGCTCTGCTCCTTGGCTACAGCTTTCCCTACCATGGGGACCTCGGTAAGGGTCAACAGGAGGTCGGGGTCACTCTGTGCATACTCAAGACCCAACTCTTTCTGGGTTTGTGCAACCAAGGTGGCAAGGGTGTTTGCATCCTTCTCCTTCACAACAAGACCGATGGTGCAGACGGAGGGAATGACATTGCGCTTGGTTCCCCCCTCTGCCTTGAAGATTTGGAAGGAAGGCAGCTGGCTGACAGCGCGGGCAGCCACCTTGATCGCATTTGCACGCTGCTCGTGGATTTCGCCACCGCTGTGGCCACCGAGCATCCCATTCGCAGTGAGCAGGAATGCCTTCGATGAAGGATCTGGCTTTGTCCAGGTTACAGGAAGCTGGGCATCCACCTCGATTCCCCCTGCACACCCGATATAGAGCACCCCTTCCTCCTCGCTGTCGAGGTTGATCATAAGCCTGCTCTGCACATGCTCTTCCTGGATGTTGAAAGCCCCGGTGAGGCCTGTCTCTTCACTGACGGTGAAGATTGCCTCAAGCGGACCGTGTTTGCATGCAGGATCTGCAAGGATATCC includes:
- a CDS encoding aminoacyl-histidine dipeptidase, producing MQAAVQGLKPENLWNYFSDLSDIPRESGNEEGVRQFLLAFAKEHALEAIVDDIGNVIIRKKAYPGYENRSSVALQGHMDMVCVKVEGSTHDFATDPIELVRDGDFLKANGTTLGGDNGIAIALALDILADPACKHGPLEAIFTVSEETGLTGAFNIQEEHVQSRLMINLDSEEEGVLYIGCAGGIEVDAQLPVTWTKPDPSSKAFLLTANGMLGGHSGGEIHEQRANAIKVAARAVSQLPSFQIFKAEGGTKRNVIPSVCTIGLVVKEKDANTLATLVAQTQKELGLEYAQSDPDLLLTLTEVPMVGKAVAKEQSKAFFTALYAAPHGVDAMSMTIPGIVETSSNLAILRLEEQGFTIISSHRSSVLSARDDIAHRNAAILGLAGAQVTFTGAYPSWTPNPASELTGFCAKAYEEYTQKKPKITAIHAGLECGIINSRISGMDSVSFGPDMYDVHSVKERLCISSVERISGFTRHLLSIIE